In Papaver somniferum cultivar HN1 chromosome 1, ASM357369v1, whole genome shotgun sequence, a genomic segment contains:
- the LOC113283154 gene encoding type IV inositol polyphosphate 5-phosphatase 3-like: MAPLMKPNFRRQSEFFWPRIVLKKLLNIHKNEDDFSADPDEADSGSDSDDEEIGVNKVEQSKFVFNGNETFIKRRRRNSETFRTQYINNKEIRVCVGTWNVGGVVPPDDLDIKDWLDTDELADIYVLGFQEIVPLNAGNIFGAEDNKPVQVWESVIRNTLNKTQPLKEKTFKCYSAPPSPTKTSTLNDIVDMEDEILNGTSSDDEIGEEVHPVDDESMDFFEEIDQMDGTEDSVKLPTLAVVLKALREEEELESEIISPKILKALKQDRLETVRILQALKEDGLENEVISPKVLSRLNCLKLEDSLGSPEPAVKHQQKILNRNLSGIEKIGLSWPEPPLNFVGQHVHERAKSFKSVKTFKKSDSIRKYNSFKPAPSGDRFGFAETDSILECDLDAHIAKKRPPFVKIVSKQMVGVFITIWVRRGLRRHIQNLKVSAVGVGVMGYIGNKGSVSVSMSIYQTPFCFICTHLTSGEKEENELKRNSDVQEIHRRTQFHSVSAIGLAKTISDHERIFWFGDLNYRISLPYEKTCKLISESAWSSLLEKDQLSKEFKKGHVFEGWKEGTLSFAPTYKYEPHSRKYCGDDPTKKEKRRVPSWCDRILSFGKGLRNLNYRRTENLLSDHRPVTALFMAEVEVFCHRKLKKALVFTDAELALEEEEEDAIRDLDFNIGIGRSRFG, from the exons ATGGCACCACTTATGAAACCCAATTTCAGAAGACAATCTGAG TTTTTCTGGCCAAGAAttgttctgaaaaagctgctAAACATACACAAGAATGAAGATGATTTTAGTGCTGACCCAGATGAAGCTGATAGTGGCTCTGATTCTGATGATGAAG AAATTGGTGTTAACAAAGTGGAGCAATCTAAATTCGTGTTTAATG GAAATgagacattcatcaagagaagACGGCGGAATTCGGAGACTTTTCGGACTCAATATATAAACAACAAAGAGATTAG AGTTTGTGTTGGGACATGGAACGTTGGCGGTGTAGTTCCACCGGATGACCTTGATATCAAAGATTGGTTGGATACAGATGAGCTAGCCGATATATATGTGCTCGG TTTTCAAGAGATTGTTCCATTAAATGCTGGAAACATTTTCGGTGCTGAAGACAACAAACCTGTACAAGTATGGGAAAGTGTTATTCGCAATACGTTGAATAAAACTCAGCCATTGAAGGAAAAAACATTTAAATGCTACAGTGCACCTCCTTCTCCAACAAAAACTAGTACATTGAATGATATAGTAGATATGGAAGATGAAATACTGAATGGAACTTCTAGTGATGATGAAATTGGTGAAGAAGTCCATCCAGTGGACGATGAGTCGATGGACTTCTTCGAAGAAATCGATCAAATGGATGGAACCGAAGATAGTGTTAAGCTCCCAACACTTGCTGTTGTGTTAAAGGCTCTaagagaagaggaagaattaGAGAGTGAAATTATTTCACCAAAGATTCTGAAGGCCTTAAAACAAGACAGATTAGAGACTGTAAGGATTCTACAGGCTTTGAAAGAAGATGGGTTAGAGAATGAAGTTATTTCGCCCAAGGTACTAAGCAGATTAAATTGCCTGAAATTGGAGGATAGTCTGGGAAGCCCGGAACCAGCAGTTAAACACCAACAGAAAATTTTAAACAGAAACCTTAGTGGGATAGAAAAGATTGGTCTAAGTTGGCCAGAGCCACCACTGAATTTCGTTGGCCAGCATGTTCATGAGAGAGCGAAATCGTTTAAATCAGTAAAGACTTTTAAGAAATCCGATTCTATTAGAAAATACAATTCTTTTAAGCCAGCACCAAGTGGAGATAGATTTGGTTTTGCTGAGACAGATTCAATCTTGGAATGTGACCTCGATGCACATATAGCCAAGAAGAGACCACCATTCGTAAAGATAGTTAGCAAGCAAATGGTTGGAGTTTTCATTACTATATGGGTTCGGAGAGGCTTGAGGCGACATATTCAGAACTTGAAGGTTTCTGCTGTTGGTGTTGGTGTTATGGGTTACATTGGTAACAAG GGATCTGTATCAGTAAGCATGTCTATCTACCAGACACCCTTCTGTTTTATATGCACACATTTAACATCCggtgaaaaagaagaaaatgaactcaaAAGAAATTCTGATGTGCAAGAAATTCATAGACGGACCCAGTTTCATTCAGTTTCTGCAATTGGTTTAGCTAAAACCATAAGCGACCATGA AAGAATATTTTGGTTTGGGGATTTAAACTATCGAATCAGTTTACCGTACGAGAAAACATGCAAACTCATCTCAGAAAGCGCATGGTCTTCATTGCTTGAGAAAGACCAG CTATCAAAAGAATTCAAAAAAGGGCACGTATTTGAAGGATGGAAAGAAGGTACCTTAAGTTTTGCACCTACATACAAATATGAAcctcattcaagaaaatattgcGGAGATGACCCAACGAAAAAGGAAAAGAGACGTGTTCCTTCATG GTGTGACCGGATACTTTCATTTGGGAAGGGATTGAGAAACTTGAATTATAGAAGGACAGAAAACTTGCTTTCTGATCATCGACCAGTGACTGCCCTTTTTATGGCTGAGGTAGAGGTCTTCTGTCATAGGAAACTAAAGAAGGCCCTTGTATTCACCGATGCAGAACTAGCActcgaagaggaagaagaagatgctatACGAGATTTGGATTTCAATATCGGGATTGGAAGGAGTCGTTTCGGATAG
- the LOC113283163 gene encoding probable choline kinase 2, translating to MGVNNSEGRLPGEAKKILHSLASKWSDIVDSNDLQVTPLKGAMTNEVYQIKWPKAKGDDNPRKVLVRIYGEGVDCFFDRNDEIRTFDCMSKHGQGPRLLGRFQNGRIEEFIHARTLSAPDLRDPEISALIAAKMWEFHDLHMPGPKDVILWKRLRNWLVEAKRVCSPEEATALKLDSLEAEISILEKALSGESRRVGFCHNDLQYGNIMMDETTRLVTIIDYEYSGYSPIAYDIANHFCEMSADYHSETPHILDFNKYPALEERKRFVIQYLSTSGKQPSDIDVEELLEDVEKFTLASHLAWGLWGIISEHVNEIDFDYMEYARQRLDQYWLTKPKQLSSSLDSNDVTVVR from the exons ATGGGTGTGAATAATAGTGAAGGACGATTACCAGGAGAAGCAAAGAAGATATTACATTCATTGGCATCAAAATGGAGTGATATTGTAGATTCTAATGATTTACAGGTGACTCCGTTGAAAGGAGCAATGACAAATGAAGTGTATCAGATAAAGTGGCCGAAAGCAAAAGGGGATGATAATCCTAGGAAGGTTCTGGTGAGGATTTATGGTGAAGGTGTGGATTGTTTTTTTGATAGGAATGATGAGATTCGGACGTTTGACTGCATGTCCAAACATGGACAAGGGCCGAGGCTTCTTGGGAGGTTTCAGAATGGACGGATCGAGGAATTTATTCATGCAAGG ACACTATCTGCACCTGACTTGCGTGACCCAGAGATATCTGCTTTAATAGCAGCCAAAATGTGGGAGTTCCATGATCTTCATATGCCCGGCCCAAAGGATGTAATCCTCTGGAAACGATTAAG AAATTGGCTTGTTGAGGCCAAACGTGTGTGTTCTCCTGAAGAAGCTACTGCACTTAAGTTGGATTCCCTTGAGGCAGAAATCTCTATCTTGGAAAAGGCACTTTCAGGAGAGAGCAGAAGGGTTGGCTTTTGCCACAACGATTTGCAATATGGAAATATCATGATGGATGAAACAACCAGATTAGTAACTATAATC GATTATGAGTACTCTGGTTATAGTCCGATCGCCTATGATATTGCGAATCACTTCTGTGAAATGTCCGCTGATTATCATTCTGAGACACCTCATATCTTAGATTTCAATAAATACCCAG CTTTGGAGGAACGGAAAAGATTCGTAATTCAGTATTTGAGTACTTCAG GCAAACAGCCAAGCGACATTGACGTGGAAGAGCTACTTGAAGATGTAGAGAAGTTCACCCTTGCAAGCCATTTGGCTTGGGGCTTGTGGGGAATAATCTCG GAACATGTCAATGAAATCGACTTCGATTACATGGAGTATGCAAGGCAAAGGCTTGACCAATACTGGTTGACGAAGCCCAAACAATTGTCATCTTCTTTAGACAGCAATGATGTCACCGTTGTGAGATAG